Proteins found in one Phytohabitans houttuyneae genomic segment:
- a CDS encoding AraC family transcriptional regulator encodes MEELRSLLARHARPDLSTPIEDVLISRVDRTAPPSTSMSGAVLAVIAQGAKRIALGDRVYEYGAGQYLIASVDLPITGEFTRASPTEPALGFGLLLRPAAITELLMHAAPGDLPPVSGAAPSGLAVSDAPAELLDAVVRLLRLIERPRDINVLAPLIKREILWRVLTGEQGTAVRQLGLADSSLTHVARAVQWIRDHYAQAFQVEDLAHLSGMSVSAFHRNFQAVTATSPIQFQKQIRLQQARLMLATRPGDIGGVSRMVGYDSPSQFSREYRRQFGASPSQDNGRLRPVMTSSPTM; translated from the coding sequence ATGGAGGAGCTCCGGAGCCTGCTCGCTCGTCACGCCCGGCCCGATCTGAGCACCCCGATCGAGGATGTGCTGATCTCGCGGGTCGATCGCACCGCGCCGCCGTCCACGTCGATGTCGGGGGCCGTGCTGGCGGTGATCGCGCAGGGCGCCAAGCGGATCGCGCTCGGCGATCGGGTCTACGAATACGGCGCCGGGCAATACCTGATCGCGTCGGTCGATCTGCCGATCACCGGGGAGTTCACGCGGGCCAGCCCGACCGAGCCGGCGCTCGGTTTCGGGTTGCTGCTGCGCCCGGCGGCGATCACCGAGCTGCTGATGCACGCGGCGCCGGGCGATCTGCCGCCCGTGAGCGGGGCGGCGCCGTCAGGGCTGGCCGTCAGCGACGCGCCAGCCGAGCTGCTCGACGCCGTGGTGCGGCTGCTGCGGCTGATCGAGCGGCCGCGTGACATCAATGTGCTGGCGCCGCTGATCAAGCGAGAGATTCTGTGGCGGGTGCTGACCGGCGAACAGGGCACCGCCGTACGGCAGTTGGGTCTGGCCGACAGCAGCCTCACGCATGTGGCGCGGGCCGTGCAGTGGATCCGCGACCATTACGCGCAGGCGTTTCAGGTGGAAGATCTGGCCCACCTGAGCGGGATGAGCGTGTCGGCGTTCCACCGCAATTTTCAGGCGGTCACGGCGACCAGCCCGATCCAGTTTCAGAAGCAGATCCGGCTGCAGCAGGCGCGGCTGATGCTGGCCACCCGGCCCGGTGACATCGGCGGGGTGAGCCGCATGGTCGGCTATGACAGCCCGTCGCAGTTCAGCCGGGAGTATCGCCGCCAATTCGGGGCTTCCCCGAGCCAGGACAACGGACGGCTGCGACCCGTTATGACCTCGTCCCCAACCATGTGA
- a CDS encoding RidA family protein, producing MSISRINPDSLHDTPGYHHITVVEAGRTAHLAGQCPLDADGVVVGLGDFDAQVDQVAANTLAALAAVGVGPEQVVRTVIYVVSAEQPVLSRVWARFQASPLAPAFTTASTLLGVAQLGFTGQLIELDVTAALEE from the coding sequence ATGTCGATCAGCCGCATCAACCCCGACTCCTTGCACGATACGCCTGGTTATCACCACATCACGGTGGTGGAGGCGGGGCGGACGGCTCACCTGGCCGGGCAGTGTCCGCTGGACGCTGACGGGGTCGTGGTGGGGCTTGGGGACTTCGATGCGCAGGTGGATCAGGTGGCGGCGAATACGCTTGCCGCACTCGCCGCTGTCGGTGTGGGGCCGGAGCAGGTGGTGCGCACGGTGATCTATGTGGTCAGCGCCGAGCAGCCGGTGCTGTCGCGGGTGTGGGCGCGGTTTCAGGCTTCGCCGCTGGCGCCGGCGTTCACCACAGCCAGCACGCTGCTCGGAGTGGCCCAGCTTGGTTTCACCGGCCAGCTGATCGAGCTCGACGTCACCGCCGCCCTCGAGGAATAG
- a CDS encoding fibronectin type III domain-containing protein, with the protein MSQPSPLATAQQNARALRDAGDLAGARVMLDQTLEGAKAALGEDSPDVIATGQVLAGLHREAGDPMAARRVLEEAYAAGQLHLGDSHPLMLSISFDLGGVAEELGNRHEARRAFGRVATLAPAVFGDDHWTVRAAREYLGDSTPSVELTIPSDEPPPPPPMQFPSSAAFALPNPPPAPAYPQQPPAPAPAYNPPPVYNPPPAHNAPPAYGGDSEPTYLVTSPRKVRGATAAAMIAAAAAVLAAGFVAIQVVFSGGGDETPPPTTVTQGPRLAGDPPTELKLRVDGTAITVTWKDPTDGRVPFIIAGAQAGRQHKAMLNVDPGETSATINGLNPRLGYCFTVLAVYSTEEFATSGQVCTERKSPTPG; encoded by the coding sequence GTGTCCCAGCCGTCTCCGCTCGCTACCGCCCAGCAGAACGCCCGTGCGCTGCGTGACGCCGGTGACCTCGCCGGCGCCCGGGTGATGCTCGACCAGACCCTGGAGGGCGCCAAGGCGGCGCTCGGCGAGGACAGCCCGGATGTGATCGCCACCGGGCAGGTGCTGGCCGGCCTGCACCGGGAGGCGGGCGATCCGATGGCCGCGCGGCGGGTGCTGGAGGAGGCCTACGCGGCGGGACAGCTGCACCTTGGCGACTCGCACCCGTTGATGCTGTCGATCTCGTTCGACCTGGGCGGGGTGGCCGAGGAGCTGGGCAACAGGCACGAGGCGCGGCGGGCGTTCGGGCGGGTGGCGACGCTGGCGCCGGCGGTTTTCGGCGATGACCACTGGACGGTGCGCGCGGCGCGGGAGTACCTGGGCGACTCGACACCCTCGGTCGAGCTGACGATCCCGTCCGACGAGCCGCCGCCACCGCCGCCGATGCAGTTCCCGTCGTCGGCGGCGTTCGCGCTGCCCAATCCCCCACCGGCGCCGGCATACCCGCAACAGCCACCGGCGCCGGCGCCCGCTTACAACCCGCCGCCCGTCTACAACCCGCCGCCGGCGCACAACGCACCTCCGGCGTACGGCGGGGACTCCGAGCCGACGTACCTCGTGACAAGCCCACGGAAAGTGCGTGGCGCGACGGCGGCCGCCATGATCGCGGCGGCCGCCGCCGTCCTGGCGGCGGGGTTCGTGGCGATTCAGGTGGTGTTTTCCGGTGGGGGTGACGAGACGCCGCCGCCGACGACGGTGACGCAGGGTCCGCGGCTGGCCGGCGACCCGCCGACCGAGCTGAAGCTGCGGGTGGACGGCACCGCCATCACGGTGACCTGGAAGGACCCGACGGACGGGCGGGTGCCGTTCATCATCGCGGGCGCGCAGGCGGGCCGGCAGCACAAGGCGATGCTGAACGTCGATCCGGGCGAGACGAGCGCCACGATCAACGGCCTGAACCCGCGGCTGGGCTACTGCTTCACGGTCCTCGCGGTCTACAGCACCGAGGAGTTCGCCACCTCCGGCCAGGTGTGTACGGAGCGTAAGTCCCCGACGCCTGGCTGA
- a CDS encoding quinone oxidoreductase family protein produces the protein MESRDTMNAIVLDRFGGVDELASRRIPLPQVGDDDVLIRVEFAGAASWDAVEREGHYDGAFGVASTFPYVLGWDAAGTVAALGRNVTGFDVGERVYASTNPVQRGGFYAEYGVVEAEFVARVPDRLPTEQAGAMPWDALTALGGLDLLGLPQGATLMVFGASGGVGHMAVQLARHRGIRVLAVASGDDGVALARRLGADEVVNGRKDDVLAAASQFAPDGLDAALVTAGGETAERSLRAVKSSGLIAWPNGVLPLPVTPPSAKVSYYDGDITRAATDRLNAIIEASSFEVHLARTFPLENVKDAHRALDDHYVGKLALKVG, from the coding sequence ATGGAAAGCAGAGACACGATGAACGCGATCGTCCTCGACCGCTTCGGCGGAGTCGACGAACTCGCCTCGCGCCGGATACCGCTGCCGCAGGTCGGCGACGACGACGTCCTCATCCGGGTGGAGTTCGCGGGCGCCGCGTCCTGGGACGCGGTCGAGCGGGAGGGGCACTACGACGGCGCTTTCGGCGTCGCGTCGACCTTCCCCTACGTCCTCGGCTGGGACGCGGCGGGCACGGTGGCCGCGCTCGGACGCAACGTCACCGGGTTCGACGTGGGCGAGCGTGTCTACGCCTCGACGAACCCGGTGCAGCGCGGCGGCTTCTACGCCGAGTACGGCGTCGTCGAGGCGGAGTTCGTGGCGCGCGTGCCCGACCGCCTGCCGACCGAACAGGCCGGCGCGATGCCGTGGGACGCTCTGACCGCACTGGGCGGCCTCGATCTGCTCGGGCTGCCGCAGGGCGCAACGCTCATGGTCTTCGGGGCCAGCGGGGGTGTCGGGCACATGGCCGTGCAGCTGGCTCGGCACCGCGGCATCCGGGTGCTGGCCGTGGCCTCTGGCGACGACGGCGTCGCCCTGGCCCGGCGACTGGGCGCCGACGAGGTCGTCAACGGTCGCAAGGACGACGTGCTGGCCGCGGCCTCGCAGTTCGCGCCGGACGGGCTCGACGCCGCTCTGGTCACCGCGGGAGGCGAAACCGCCGAGCGGTCTCTTCGCGCGGTCAAGAGCTCGGGACTGATCGCCTGGCCGAACGGTGTCCTGCCCCTGCCCGTGACGCCGCCGAGCGCGAAGGTGTCCTACTACGACGGGGACATAACCCGGGCCGCCACCGATCGGCTGAACGCGATCATCGAGGCGAGCTCCTTCGAGGTCCACCTAGCCCGGACCTTCCCATTGGAGAACGTCAAGGATGCGCACCGCGCCCTGGACGATCACTACGTCGGGAAGCTGGCCCTCAAGGTCGGATAG
- a CDS encoding polymorphic toxin-type HINT domain-containing protein, with amino-acid sequence MIEGGLDGALSAGMSRFTGGLTRFTPGGGLTSRLPAPGMKAKPSGGARSPAANGGGRPAGGSGGSATRSGGGDPSPGAAGPRRDGGGGDPGCAGQGRRHSFDRATLVLMADGSAKPIEDIVLGDEVAATDPQSGVSGPRQVTRLHINLDTDLTNVTVRASTGQTTVLETTEHHPFWDATDGRWVDAGELKPGHRLLVHDDKRLEGDGSGAGSGGGGPPVEVTVVKVDNRVGEELMHDLTVADIHTYYVLAGTEPVLVHNCGDGAEDRLREIADEIKSSPPKRERPGTVSESIGIRPSGLLVAVHTRSGNRGPIPGPLMSALTACSHVHGGCSEVSGAAKLMNLGATPESVTTVGIQSKRHGAAYHGRLMGPCPSCGRMLSALGMTSSGDG; translated from the coding sequence ATGATCGAGGGCGGCCTGGACGGCGCCCTGAGCGCAGGCATGAGCCGCTTCACCGGCGGCCTGACCCGCTTCACACCGGGCGGCGGCCTCACCTCCCGACTGCCCGCACCCGGCATGAAGGCCAAGCCCTCCGGCGGCGCCCGGTCACCGGCGGCCAACGGCGGTGGGCGCCCGGCAGGTGGCTCAGGCGGATCCGCCACGCGTTCCGGCGGTGGCGACCCGAGCCCCGGGGCCGCGGGTCCGCGCCGTGACGGTGGTGGCGGCGACCCGGGCTGCGCGGGACAGGGGCGTAGACACAGCTTCGACCGGGCCACGCTGGTGCTGATGGCGGACGGCAGCGCCAAGCCGATCGAGGACATCGTGCTGGGTGACGAGGTCGCGGCGACGGATCCGCAGTCCGGGGTGAGCGGTCCGCGCCAGGTGACCCGTCTGCACATCAACTTGGACACGGACCTGACCAACGTCACGGTCCGGGCCAGCACGGGCCAGACGACTGTGCTGGAGACGACCGAGCACCACCCGTTCTGGGATGCGACGGACGGCCGCTGGGTGGACGCGGGTGAGCTGAAGCCGGGTCACCGCCTGCTGGTGCACGATGACAAGCGCCTGGAGGGCGACGGCTCGGGTGCCGGCAGCGGTGGCGGTGGCCCACCGGTTGAGGTGACGGTCGTCAAGGTTGACAACCGCGTCGGCGAAGAGTTGATGCACGACCTGACGGTCGCCGACATCCACACGTACTATGTGCTCGCCGGCACCGAGCCGGTCCTGGTACACAACTGCGGAGACGGCGCCGAAGACAGGCTGCGAGAAATAGCGGATGAGATCAAGAGCAGCCCGCCGAAGAGGGAACGCCCTGGCACCGTCAGCGAGAGTATCGGAATCCGCCCATCCGGATTGCTGGTCGCCGTGCACACCAGGTCCGGCAATCGGGGACCGATACCAGGCCCGCTCATGTCTGCGTTGACTGCGTGTTCACACGTGCACGGTGGGTGTAGCGAGGTGAGCGGTGCTGCAAAGCTTATGAACCTCGGTGCGACTCCAGAATCGGTGACGACGGTAGGAATTCAGTCCAAGCGTCACGGGGCCGCCTATCACGGGAGGTTGATGGGGCCGTGTCCATCATGTGGCCGCATGTTGTCGGCGCTCGGTATGACATCGTCGGGTGACGGATGA
- a CDS encoding DUF58 domain-containing protein, which yields MRLTARGVGLLAGAGLMLVAGFWFGYPELTVLGSAAAIAVGCAFAHAAWRPGLSVKRVADPDRVARGEPATMTLTVRNTGRLASASLIAEDRCGARPVPVPLLRLRPGHDTTVSYPVPTERRGVIPVGPLRVTRRDALGLVSLARAHGDTTTVWVHPRIHHLNAVPAGVARSLDGRLDRVPHGTITFDSLREYVVGDELRRVHWRTSAKVGELMVREDLDTSLPQIVVLLDDRASAHPRESVDETFESACEAAASVVAAAVREDVPVTLQLVSGGGGTANFLDQLAEAHLHRDGDLSAATNRLRQQRLGDTLVFLTGPGGGAELGLVGALRGSYPAVVVGIFGSDGPTPAAVDGMVVLDAKDGPQFAAEWEGVQRW from the coding sequence ATGCGTCTGACCGCACGCGGCGTCGGGCTGCTGGCCGGCGCGGGCCTGATGCTCGTGGCCGGTTTCTGGTTCGGCTACCCGGAGCTCACGGTGCTGGGCAGCGCGGCGGCGATCGCGGTCGGCTGCGCGTTCGCGCACGCGGCGTGGCGCCCGGGGCTGTCCGTCAAGCGGGTCGCCGACCCCGACCGGGTGGCCCGCGGCGAGCCGGCCACGATGACGCTCACCGTCCGCAACACCGGCCGCCTCGCCTCGGCCAGCCTGATCGCCGAAGACCGGTGCGGCGCCAGGCCGGTGCCCGTGCCGCTGCTGCGCCTGCGCCCCGGCCACGACACCACCGTCAGCTACCCGGTGCCGACCGAGCGCCGCGGCGTCATCCCGGTCGGCCCGCTGCGGGTCACCCGCCGCGACGCGCTCGGCCTTGTGTCGCTGGCCCGCGCGCACGGCGATACCACCACCGTGTGGGTGCACCCGCGCATCCACCACCTCAACGCGGTACCGGCCGGCGTCGCCCGCAGCCTCGACGGCCGCCTCGACCGGGTGCCGCACGGCACGATCACGTTCGACTCCCTCCGCGAGTACGTGGTCGGTGACGAGCTGCGCCGCGTCCACTGGCGCACCAGCGCGAAGGTCGGCGAGCTGATGGTGCGCGAAGACCTCGACACCTCGCTGCCCCAGATCGTCGTGCTGCTGGACGACCGCGCGTCGGCGCACCCGAGGGAGAGCGTCGACGAGACGTTCGAGTCGGCGTGCGAGGCGGCCGCCTCGGTGGTGGCGGCCGCGGTGCGCGAAGACGTGCCGGTCACCCTCCAGCTGGTCTCCGGCGGTGGCGGCACGGCCAACTTCCTCGACCAGCTCGCCGAGGCACACCTGCACCGCGACGGCGACCTGAGCGCCGCCACCAACCGCCTGCGCCAGCAGCGCCTCGGCGACACGCTTGTCTTCCTCACCGGACCGGGCGGCGGTGCCGAGCTGGGGCTGGTGGGTGCGCTGCGCGGCTCGTACCCGGCGGTGGTGGTCGGCATCTTCGGCTCCGACGGGCCGACGCCGGCCGCCGTCGACGGCATGGTGGTGCTGGACGCCAAGGATGGGCCGCAGTTCGCCGCCGAGTGGGAGGGCGTCCAGCGGTGGTGA
- a CDS encoding aldehyde dehydrogenase family protein, protein MYEVAQLIAGVRGPGRSGRTLTVANPADGQPVTAFTMSSEEDVAAAVEAARAAAAGWAGTAPSARAAALHAAASAIESTVDELAGTMSAEMGKPVGEAAESIMAGVGTLRQYAELGPTHRGRSLAGNADAVDLMVFQPRGVVAVITPWNDPVAVSCGLLGAALVTGNTVVYKPSERTPATGWRLAELLAPHLPPGVLNLVTGDGAVGAALAAARVDVVAQVGSTATGRSIAATCARTGAKALLENGGSDPLIVDAGVDPQWAAEQAAVGAFANAGQICVAVERVYVHRTVAEPFLDALAAQADAWAPRIGPLVDRRLRETVDEQVQQAIKEGATALRGGAVPPGPGAFYPPTVLAGCTDEMAVMRQETFGPVAPVMAVDSFDEALRRAADSPYGLAATVLTGRMSHAQRAYHELPVGTVKVNAVFGGAPGGAAHPRRGSGQGFGYGPELLDELTVTKAVHLEAPPAGW, encoded by the coding sequence ATGTACGAGGTCGCGCAGCTCATCGCCGGCGTCCGCGGTCCCGGCCGCTCCGGACGCACCCTGACGGTCGCCAACCCCGCCGACGGACAGCCGGTCACCGCGTTCACCATGTCGAGCGAGGAAGACGTCGCCGCGGCGGTCGAGGCAGCCCGGGCGGCCGCCGCCGGTTGGGCCGGCACCGCGCCGAGCGCCCGTGCCGCCGCGCTGCACGCCGCCGCGTCAGCGATCGAGTCCACTGTGGACGAGCTGGCCGGGACGATGTCGGCGGAGATGGGCAAGCCGGTCGGCGAGGCCGCCGAATCGATCATGGCGGGGGTCGGCACGCTGCGCCAGTACGCCGAGCTGGGTCCCACCCACCGCGGCCGTTCGCTGGCCGGAAACGCCGACGCCGTCGACCTCATGGTCTTCCAGCCGCGCGGCGTCGTCGCGGTCATCACGCCGTGGAACGACCCGGTCGCGGTCTCCTGCGGACTGCTCGGCGCCGCCCTGGTCACCGGCAACACGGTGGTCTACAAGCCCAGCGAGCGCACCCCGGCCACCGGGTGGCGGCTGGCCGAGCTGCTCGCCCCGCACCTGCCGCCCGGCGTGCTCAACCTCGTTACCGGTGACGGCGCGGTCGGTGCCGCGCTGGCCGCCGCGCGGGTCGACGTGGTGGCGCAGGTCGGTTCGACCGCGACCGGCCGCTCGATCGCCGCCACCTGCGCGCGGACCGGCGCGAAGGCACTGCTCGAAAACGGCGGCAGCGACCCGCTGATCGTCGACGCCGGTGTGGACCCGCAATGGGCGGCCGAGCAGGCGGCTGTCGGCGCGTTCGCCAACGCGGGGCAGATCTGCGTCGCGGTCGAACGCGTCTACGTCCACCGCACGGTGGCCGAGCCGTTCCTGGACGCGCTGGCCGCGCAGGCCGACGCCTGGGCACCGCGCATCGGGCCGCTGGTGGACCGCCGGCTGCGCGAAACCGTCGACGAGCAGGTCCAGCAAGCGATCAAGGAGGGCGCCACCGCCCTGCGCGGCGGTGCCGTGCCGCCCGGCCCAGGCGCGTTCTACCCACCCACCGTGCTGGCCGGCTGCACCGACGAGATGGCGGTCATGCGGCAGGAGACGTTCGGGCCGGTCGCCCCCGTGATGGCGGTCGACTCCTTCGACGAAGCCCTGCGGCGGGCCGCCGACTCGCCCTACGGCCTCGCCGCCACCGTCCTGACCGGCAGGATGAGCCACGCCCAGCGGGCCTACCACGAGCTTCCGGTCGGCACGGTCAAGGTCAACGCGGTCTTCGGCGGGGCACCGGGCGGTGCCGCGCATCCGCGCCGCGGCAGCGGCCAAGGCTTCGGGTACGGCCCTGAGCTGCTGGACGAGTTGACCGTGACCAAGGCCGTCCACCTCGAAGCCCCACCGGCCGGCTGGTAA
- a CDS encoding alpha/beta hydrolase yields the protein MNLDLELGALLTSMPAMPQLTTETLPQIRPYAAAPAPERNREELVIGGSIPLTVLRPEGLRPTNAPCVYWIHGGGMIMGNRYSQIDIPLEWLDRFGTVVVSVDYRLAPEARGTAAVDDCYTALLWIAEHASELGIDPTRIIVAGASAGGGLAAGITLMARDRGTVPIAAQMLIGPMLDHRHSTTSSRQFTGEGVWTREMNEFAWHCLLGDLDGEVSPYVSPALATDLSALPPTYIDAGSEEVFRDEDVDYATRIWAAGGKADLHLWAGGFHGFDALFPAAALSSAARATRTGWLARLLDAKR from the coding sequence ATGAACCTCGACCTCGAGCTGGGCGCCCTGCTCACCAGCATGCCGGCCATGCCGCAGCTGACCACCGAGACCCTCCCCCAGATCCGCCCGTACGCCGCCGCACCCGCACCGGAGCGCAACCGCGAGGAACTCGTCATCGGCGGTTCGATCCCGCTGACCGTCCTGCGTCCCGAAGGCCTGCGCCCGACGAACGCCCCGTGCGTCTACTGGATCCACGGCGGCGGCATGATCATGGGCAACCGGTACTCGCAGATCGACATCCCCCTCGAATGGCTCGACCGCTTCGGCACGGTCGTGGTCTCGGTCGACTACCGACTCGCACCCGAGGCTCGGGGCACCGCTGCGGTCGACGACTGCTACACCGCCCTGCTGTGGATCGCCGAGCACGCCTCCGAGCTTGGTATCGACCCGACCCGCATCATCGTCGCCGGCGCCAGCGCGGGTGGCGGCCTGGCTGCCGGCATCACCCTGATGGCCCGCGACCGCGGCACGGTCCCCATCGCGGCCCAGATGTTGATCGGCCCGATGCTCGACCATCGCCACAGCACCACGTCGAGCCGCCAGTTCACCGGTGAGGGCGTGTGGACCCGCGAGATGAACGAGTTCGCCTGGCACTGCCTGCTGGGTGACCTCGACGGCGAGGTTTCGCCGTACGTGTCTCCAGCGCTCGCGACCGACCTGTCCGCACTGCCCCCTACCTACATCGACGCCGGCTCGGAAGAGGTCTTTCGCGACGAGGACGTCGACTACGCAACCCGCATCTGGGCCGCCGGCGGCAAAGCCGACCTGCACCTGTGGGCGGGCGGTTTCCACGGCTTCGACGCCCTGTTCCCCGCAGCCGCCCTCTCGTCCGCCGCACGAGCCACCCGTACGGGATGGCTGGCCCGGCTCCTGGACGCCAAACGGTGA
- a CDS encoding helix-turn-helix domain-containing protein produces the protein MHLIRADHGAEAAERMARLAIAAPIRRGHQPQVVDRPVPARGAGLADTRAWALRRLDQPVGLTDLARHAHTSLRTLTRQFRAETGHPPLQWLLQQRIGRAELLLETTDLAVERIARDSGLGTADSLRRHMMRYRGVTPSAYRAAHRTPRQASSPAG, from the coding sequence ATGCACCTGATCCGCGCCGACCACGGCGCCGAGGCGGCCGAGCGCATGGCGCGGCTGGCCATCGCGGCGCCGATCCGGCGAGGGCACCAACCGCAGGTCGTCGACAGGCCGGTCCCGGCTCGGGGAGCGGGGCTGGCAGACACCCGCGCGTGGGCGCTGCGCCGGCTCGACCAGCCGGTCGGCCTCACCGACCTGGCCCGCCACGCCCACACCAGCCTCCGGACGCTGACCCGCCAGTTCCGGGCAGAGACGGGCCACCCGCCGCTGCAATGGCTATTGCAGCAACGCATCGGGCGCGCCGAGCTGCTGCTGGAAACGACCGACCTGGCGGTGGAGCGGATCGCGCGGGACAGCGGGCTGGGCACGGCCGACTCGCTGCGCCGCCACATGATGCGTTACCGGGGCGTGACGCCGTCGGCCTACCGCGCGGCACATCGCACACCTCGGCAGGCATCGAGCCCGGCAGGATGA
- a CDS encoding class I SAM-dependent methyltransferase, which produces MSPTAPPPLAPRAALRWAVVRNLVRGIAPSTILELGCGRGGFGARLARIATYTAVEPDETSWQAAHDQITAVGGTVVHGDHHKTPDPGTYDLVCAFEVLEHLADDAGALQEWLPLVRPGGHLLLSVPADPERFGPMDEEAGHYRRYSAEQLGERLAAAGAVDIVLRHYAWPLGYALEAVRNRLASRRGGEVAESTVEERTAGSGRVLQPGARLTGLAIQAGIAPFAALQAVTPHRGPALLALARRPG; this is translated from the coding sequence ATGAGCCCGACAGCCCCGCCTCCACTCGCCCCGCGCGCCGCCCTTCGCTGGGCGGTGGTCCGCAACCTCGTGCGGGGGATCGCCCCGTCGACCATCCTCGAGTTGGGTTGCGGTCGGGGCGGCTTCGGCGCACGGCTGGCCCGGATCGCCACCTACACCGCGGTCGAGCCCGACGAGACATCCTGGCAGGCGGCGCACGACCAGATCACTGCGGTCGGCGGCACGGTGGTGCACGGCGACCACCACAAGACGCCCGATCCGGGCACCTACGACCTCGTCTGCGCGTTCGAGGTGCTTGAACACCTGGCTGACGATGCCGGCGCACTGCAGGAGTGGCTGCCACTGGTTCGCCCCGGCGGGCACCTGCTGCTCTCGGTCCCCGCCGACCCGGAGCGGTTCGGCCCCATGGACGAGGAAGCGGGGCACTACCGGCGCTACAGCGCCGAGCAGCTCGGCGAGCGGCTGGCTGCCGCGGGCGCCGTCGACATCGTGCTGCGGCATTACGCCTGGCCGCTGGGTTACGCCCTGGAGGCCGTCCGGAACAGGCTGGCCAGCCGGCGCGGCGGCGAGGTCGCGGAGAGCACGGTAGAGGAGCGCACCGCCGGGTCCGGTCGAGTGCTGCAGCCCGGCGCGCGCCTCACCGGGCTGGCGATCCAGGCCGGCATCGCACCCTTCGCCGCGCTCCAAGCCGTCACCCCGCACAGGGGACCCGCACTCCTCGCCCTGGCGCGCCGTCCGGGCTGA
- a CDS encoding DJ-1/PfpI family protein has protein sequence MRRAASAGSRVVSVCSGVFLLAEAGLLDGRTVTTHWQYREALAAAFPHGRGAPRRDLRGG, from the coding sequence CTGCGGCGGGCCGCCAGTGCCGGCAGCCGGGTCGTGTCCGTGTGCTCGGGGGTGTTCCTGCTGGCCGAGGCCGGTCTGCTGGACGGCCGTACGGTGACGACGCATTGGCAGTACCGGGAGGCACTGGCCGCTGCCTTTCCCCACGGTCGAGGTGCACCACGACGCGATCTTCGTGGCGGATAG
- a CDS encoding putative quinol monooxygenase codes for MSVQHGFHATMTAAPGRGDEVIALLLDAPSLPNPDCVVFLVGRSASDPDVIHVTEGWTTREAHAAFFATEPAQTLVAQLQKLVTGDSQYTDEVPVGGKAFAR; via the coding sequence ATGAGCGTCCAACACGGCTTCCACGCCACGATGACCGCCGCGCCCGGCCGCGGCGACGAGGTGATCGCACTGCTGCTCGACGCCCCCTCGCTGCCCAACCCCGACTGCGTCGTGTTCCTGGTCGGCCGCTCGGCCAGCGACCCCGACGTCATCCACGTCACCGAAGGCTGGACCACCCGCGAGGCTCACGCCGCGTTCTTCGCCACCGAGCCCGCCCAAACCCTGGTCGCCCAGCTGCAGAAGCTGGTCACCGGCGACTCGCAGTACACCGACGAGGTCCCCGTCGGCGGAAAGGCGTTCGCGCGATGA